From Nonlabens sp. Ci31, the proteins below share one genomic window:
- a CDS encoding DUF6646 family protein has product MKKILFIAALVAGVTANAQIFAGKGDQKVQIGADFQSGATGIQGTYDFGVAENFSMGLGLNYALSLDDSIDANFDERAAVKLRFNANIGNVLNIDPMFDLYPGLAFSTKNFGGHLGARYFFTDGFGVYTEAAFPLAKYKTEDLTPAEEIYNQFNVSFGLAFNF; this is encoded by the coding sequence ATGAAAAAAATACTATTTATCGCAGCTCTTGTAGCTGGTGTAACCGCAAATGCTCAAATATTTGCAGGTAAAGGAGATCAAAAAGTACAAATAGGAGCTGACTTTCAAAGTGGGGCTACAGGAATTCAAGGAACCTACGATTTTGGAGTAGCAGAAAACTTTTCTATGGGTCTAGGCTTGAATTATGCACTAAGTCTCGACGATAGCATAGACGCTAACTTTGATGAAAGAGCCGCTGTGAAATTGCGTTTCAATGCTAACATAGGTAACGTTTTAAACATCGATCCTATGTTTGACCTTTATCCTGGTCTTGCCTTTAGCACTAAAAATTTCGGTGGGCACTTAGGTGCGAGGTATTTCTTTACAGATGGTTTTGGAGTGTATACAGAAGCAGCTTTTCCATTAGCAAAGTATAAAACAGAAGATCTAACACCAGCGGAAGAAATTTACAATCAGTTCAATGTGAGTTTTGGTTTGGCATTTAATTTCTAG